In the genome of Telluria beijingensis, one region contains:
- a CDS encoding Ppx/GppA phosphatase family protein: MFAAVDLGSNSFRLHIGEPLGARMHIVRTARDPIRLAAGLDSENMLTEAAMRSAIRCLGEFRKILDEYHLDAVRVVATNTMRVARNADQLLPQLEAAIGYPIEIISGEEEGRLIYMGVTRAIERQDERRLIIDIGGGSTEVIAGTGSEIHLVESFGIGTQPQTRAYFEDGRITARAFDAAVTAARARFEDAASLYHAQGWDAAYGSSGTMRAISEVIGRNAIGDGTVSQASLHALRDILIELGHVDAFALQGVKRDRVPVMVGGLTVLIGAMQELKVERLQAINAGLRLGVLSDLELRANRRDRRDAAIRSCMQRFRVDTQRALRTCGIATLLYERLQPQADSQPHYLAWSAMLHEIGLAISMSGAHKHGAYIVEHADLGGFTTREQRLLATLVLGQKGNLRKIREALVEPDLAKAVLALRLAVVFMHARADNDIGGLRLRMKGKIEIDLPPELLARHPTLAPWFEKEECSWNDVGLGFQVR, translated from the coding sequence ATGTTTGCAGCAGTCGATCTCGGGTCCAACAGCTTCCGCCTGCACATCGGCGAGCCGCTCGGCGCCCGCATGCACATCGTGCGCACGGCGCGCGACCCGATCCGCCTTGCCGCGGGGCTCGACAGCGAGAACATGCTCACCGAGGCGGCGATGCGCAGCGCCATCCGCTGCCTGGGCGAATTCCGCAAGATCCTCGACGAATACCACCTCGACGCCGTGCGCGTGGTGGCCACCAACACCATGCGCGTGGCCCGGAACGCCGACCAGCTGCTGCCGCAGCTCGAGGCGGCGATCGGGTACCCGATCGAGATCATCTCGGGCGAGGAAGAAGGGCGCCTGATCTATATGGGCGTGACGCGCGCCATCGAACGCCAGGACGAGCGGCGCCTGATCATCGACATCGGCGGCGGCTCGACCGAGGTCATCGCCGGCACCGGCAGCGAGATCCACCTGGTCGAATCGTTCGGCATCGGCACCCAGCCGCAGACCCGCGCCTACTTCGAGGACGGCCGCATCACGGCGCGCGCCTTCGACGCCGCCGTCACCGCGGCGCGCGCCCGCTTCGAGGACGCCGCCTCGCTGTACCATGCCCAGGGCTGGGACGCCGCCTACGGCTCGTCCGGCACCATGCGCGCGATTTCCGAAGTCATTGGCCGCAACGCGATCGGCGACGGCACGGTGTCGCAGGCCAGCCTGCACGCCTTGCGCGACATCCTGATCGAACTGGGCCACGTGGACGCCTTCGCCCTGCAGGGCGTGAAGCGCGACCGGGTGCCGGTGATGGTGGGCGGGCTGACGGTGCTGATCGGCGCCATGCAAGAGCTGAAAGTCGAGCGCCTGCAGGCGATCAATGCCGGGCTGCGCCTGGGCGTGCTGTCCGACCTCGAGCTGCGCGCCAACCGGCGCGACCGGCGCGACGCCGCGATCCGCTCGTGCATGCAGCGCTTCCGGGTCGATACCCAGCGCGCGCTGCGCACCTGCGGCATCGCGACCCTGCTGTACGAACGCCTGCAGCCGCAGGCCGACAGCCAGCCGCACTACCTGGCCTGGAGCGCGATGCTGCACGAGATCGGCCTGGCGATCTCGATGAGCGGCGCCCACAAGCACGGCGCCTACATCGTCGAGCATGCCGACCTGGGCGGCTTCACCACGCGCGAGCAGCGCCTGCTGGCGACCCTGGTGCTGGGACAGAAGGGCAATCTGCGCAAGATCCGCGAAGCGCTGGTGGAGCCCGACCTGGCCAAGGCGGTGCTGGCGCTGCGCCTCGCGGTCGTGTTCATGCATGCGCGCGCCGACAACGATATCGGCGGCCTGCGGCTGCGCATGAAAGGCAAGATCGAGATCGACCTGCCGCCGGAACTGCTGGCGCGGCATCCGACGCTGGCGCCGTGGTTCGAGAAGGAAGAGTGCAGCTGGAACGACGTGGGATTAGGCTTCCAGGTACGCTGA
- a CDS encoding SixA phosphatase family protein, which yields MELILWRHAEAEPGEPDLSRELTPKGQRHAARMGAWLDRKLPPACRILVSPATRCIQTVEALGRRYEVVEALGTESNAEAIIEACGWPEHRQPALIVGHQPLLGQVASMVLCGDKQDWRIRKAGVFWIEHKEPEGVPYIRLVAGPDVIGKLR from the coding sequence ATGGAACTGATCCTGTGGCGCCACGCTGAGGCCGAGCCGGGAGAACCGGACCTCTCGCGCGAACTGACGCCCAAGGGCCAACGCCACGCCGCGCGCATGGGCGCCTGGCTCGACCGCAAACTGCCGCCCGCCTGCCGCATCCTGGTGAGCCCCGCCACGCGCTGCATCCAGACCGTCGAGGCGCTGGGGCGGCGCTACGAGGTGGTCGAGGCGCTCGGCACCGAGTCGAACGCCGAGGCGATCATCGAAGCCTGCGGCTGGCCGGAGCACCGCCAGCCGGCGCTGATCGTCGGCCACCAGCCCCTGCTGGGGCAAGTGGCGTCGATGGTGCTGTGCGGGGACAAGCAGGACTGGCGCATCCGCAAGGCGGGGGTGTTCTGGATCGAGCACAAGGAACCGGAAGGCGTTCCGTATATCCGGCTGGTGGCGGGGCCGGATGTGATTGGCAAGTTGCGCTGA
- a CDS encoding PepSY-associated TM helix domain-containing protein, translating to MSPVSLRRWGWIHKWSSLVCTIFMLLLCLTGLPLIYHHEIGHLLGNEVEPPVLAQPTPMGNVDAVIASAKELYPTKKPMFISQEAGVPEIWHVTLADHMHDHDYKPIAVDARTTKVIVEPAFEGGVFMSTMLALHVDLFMGLAGKLFLGFMALLLLVAIVSGAVLYSPFMRKLDFGTVRKEKSSRLKWLDMHNLLGIVTLTWLFVVGGTGMINTWADLMLKYYQHNELSQILAQYKDKTPQPHTASVHDAIEKAKERLPGMRVAFVAFPGTDFSSAHHYGIFMNGDEPFSSRMYQPVLVDAHTGELTDAPQLPWYLKALLVSQPLHFGDYGGQWMKFLWALLDIATIVILVTGLYLWVKRGKTANASAKAAALDKNSGVPVLAREGGAS from the coding sequence ATGTCACCCGTTTCCTTGCGCCGCTGGGGCTGGATCCACAAGTGGAGCAGCCTGGTCTGCACCATCTTCATGCTGCTGCTATGCCTGACCGGCCTGCCGCTCATCTACCACCACGAGATCGGCCACCTGCTGGGCAACGAGGTCGAGCCGCCGGTGCTGGCGCAGCCGACCCCGATGGGCAACGTCGACGCCGTGATCGCCTCGGCCAAGGAGCTGTACCCGACCAAGAAGCCGATGTTCATCTCGCAGGAGGCGGGCGTCCCCGAGATCTGGCACGTGACCCTGGCCGACCATATGCACGACCACGACTACAAGCCGATCGCGGTCGACGCGCGCACCACCAAGGTGATCGTGGAGCCGGCTTTCGAGGGCGGCGTGTTCATGTCGACCATGCTGGCGCTGCACGTCGACCTGTTCATGGGCCTGGCCGGCAAGCTGTTTTTGGGGTTCATGGCCCTATTGCTTCTGGTAGCGATCGTCAGCGGCGCGGTCCTGTACTCACCCTTCATGCGCAAGCTCGATTTCGGCACCGTGCGCAAGGAAAAGAGCAGCCGCCTCAAATGGCTCGACATGCACAACCTGCTGGGCATCGTCACGCTCACCTGGCTGTTCGTGGTCGGCGGCACCGGCATGATCAATACCTGGGCCGACCTGATGCTCAAGTATTACCAGCACAACGAACTGTCCCAGATCCTGGCCCAGTACAAGGACAAGACGCCGCAGCCGCACACCGCGTCGGTGCACGACGCGATCGAAAAAGCGAAGGAACGCCTGCCTGGCATGCGGGTCGCCTTCGTGGCCTTCCCCGGCACCGACTTCAGCAGCGCCCACCACTACGGCATCTTCATGAATGGCGACGAACCATTCAGCTCGCGCATGTACCAGCCGGTGCTGGTCGACGCCCATACCGGCGAACTGACCGACGCCCCGCAACTGCCGTGGTACCTGAAGGCGCTGCTGGTGTCGCAGCCGCTGCACTTCGGCGACTACGGCGGACAGTGGATGAAATTCCTGTGGGCGCTGCTCGACATTGCGACCATCGTGATCCTGGTCACCGGCCTGTACCTGTGGGTCAAGCGCGGCAAGACCGCCAACGCGAGCGCCAAGGCCGCGGCGCTCGACAAGAACTCCGGCGTGCCGGTCCTGGCGCGTGAAGGAGGCGCATCGTGA